One Paraburkholderia sp. PREW-6R genomic region harbors:
- a CDS encoding tannase/feruloyl esterase family alpha/beta hydrolase: MFARLSARVFSPSVRRSKKGRGMMPLLIAALAETLFLSACGSSIDHPPAQPASPTVAQLTATCAALTGQVLAGVTVTSATRIEAITNVTTAGICKVSGTRAPYLDIEVDVPDNWSGRYWQNGGGGFDGTIPTAFTITNNSITAVSPPLAKWAAVYAASNGGNRASIPSEAAPAVWATGTSDAQLSATDYAYQSVGTTLGFAKAVINAFYKTPATHRYFNGCSNGGREGYIAAQRWPNDFDGVVAGCETEDMATQTAFWLTIGQRNATNTGLTTAQYQGAYAKAVAACDTEDGAADNYLANPAACKFDPAQLQCGLSSASTDPSVCLSAAQVQTLKTYQSTLTLSDGTVLYAGMNWSDYSAFGSQYGLLGGGFALIATGDPSWLTTARQATFDVNTDYPALQAGLQSTSADHDLSAIAKFVASGKKLISWHDLGDNLLSPNDHARNDAKLTALIKNMGIADPTTGTRLFMVPANSHGLGANLALPNSVDWTSAIIAWVEQGTAPTQLTYTFTTSASTQRSLPVCLYPKAPHYSGGGDVNAAASWSCV; encoded by the coding sequence ATGTTTGCCCGCCTGAGTGCCCGAGTTTTTTCTCCATCAGTCCGGCGCTCGAAGAAAGGGCGAGGCATGATGCCGCTTTTGATTGCGGCGCTCGCTGAAACACTATTTCTCTCCGCATGCGGTAGCAGTATCGACCACCCACCCGCCCAACCCGCGAGTCCGACGGTGGCTCAACTCACCGCTACGTGCGCTGCGCTCACCGGGCAGGTTCTGGCCGGCGTGACGGTTACGTCGGCCACGCGGATTGAGGCCATCACGAACGTCACCACGGCTGGCATTTGCAAGGTAAGCGGGACACGGGCTCCCTATCTCGACATCGAAGTCGACGTGCCTGACAACTGGTCCGGGCGCTATTGGCAGAACGGCGGCGGCGGGTTCGATGGAACAATTCCGACCGCTTTCACGATCACGAATAATTCGATCACAGCTGTATCGCCGCCGCTTGCAAAATGGGCGGCGGTCTATGCAGCCTCTAACGGAGGCAATCGCGCCAGCATACCCTCAGAGGCTGCCCCCGCAGTGTGGGCGACAGGAACGTCCGATGCTCAATTGTCGGCGACTGATTACGCATACCAGTCAGTAGGCACCACGCTAGGTTTCGCCAAGGCCGTCATCAACGCCTTCTATAAAACGCCAGCAACGCATCGCTACTTCAACGGCTGCTCCAACGGCGGCCGCGAGGGCTATATCGCGGCACAGCGATGGCCAAATGATTTTGACGGCGTCGTTGCGGGCTGTGAAACAGAAGACATGGCAACCCAGACGGCTTTCTGGCTGACCATTGGGCAACGCAATGCTACCAATACGGGCCTTACCACCGCTCAATACCAGGGTGCCTACGCAAAGGCGGTTGCGGCGTGCGATACCGAAGATGGCGCCGCTGACAATTACCTCGCGAACCCGGCTGCTTGCAAGTTTGATCCCGCGCAACTGCAATGCGGCCTTTCGAGCGCAAGTACCGACCCTTCCGTGTGTCTTTCTGCAGCTCAGGTGCAGACGCTGAAGACGTATCAGTCCACGCTCACTCTTTCTGATGGAACGGTCCTGTACGCCGGTATGAACTGGTCCGACTATTCCGCCTTCGGCTCTCAATACGGATTACTCGGAGGCGGCTTTGCGTTGATCGCCACCGGCGATCCGTCATGGCTGACGACGGCCAGGCAGGCAACTTTCGACGTCAATACCGACTACCCGGCTCTTCAGGCGGGCCTCCAGTCGACTAGTGCGGATCATGATCTGTCCGCTATTGCGAAATTCGTCGCCTCGGGCAAAAAGTTGATCTCGTGGCATGACCTAGGCGATAACCTGCTGTCTCCGAATGATCACGCACGCAATGATGCCAAGCTCACTGCGCTGATCAAAAACATGGGCATAGCCGATCCGACCACTGGGACGAGGCTGTTCATGGTACCGGCAAATTCACACGGACTGGGCGCGAATCTGGCGCTCCCCAACAGCGTCGATTGGACGAGTGCCATCATAGCGTGGGTGGAGCAGGGCACGGCGCCCACACAACTGACCTATACGTTCACCACCTCCGCCAGCACGCAGCGCAGCTTGCCGGTCTGCCTCTATCCTAAGGCTCCGCACTATTCCGGAGGAGGAGACGTGAACGCCGCCGCAAGCTGGTCCTGCGTGTGA
- a CDS encoding SDR family oxidoreductase, which translates to MSMFETQHLNAFRPGLFDGKSVLVSGATSGIGLAIAEGFASLGAQVIATGSSLAKLDILRADSTRSPIRFAQLDVRNAEAIQSFLSGLDTLDVLVNAAGVARPFDEYRDDVFREVLDVNLTAAMRLTMAARPQLERAKGCVINVASMLSYIADVEVPAYCASKTGVLGLTRSLAHAFGAAGVRINAIAPGYHRTDMTRPLWESPVAADKIAARSALKRWGEAEDLVGATLFLASPGAAFITGVTLPVDGGYVSGS; encoded by the coding sequence ATGAGCATGTTTGAGACCCAGCATCTGAACGCGTTTCGACCTGGCCTCTTCGATGGCAAGAGCGTGCTGGTTTCAGGCGCGACGAGCGGCATCGGGCTCGCCATTGCCGAAGGTTTTGCTTCGCTCGGCGCGCAGGTGATCGCAACCGGCAGTTCGCTGGCGAAGCTGGACATCCTGCGTGCAGATTCGACGCGGTCGCCGATTCGCTTCGCCCAACTCGACGTGCGGAATGCGGAAGCGATCCAGTCGTTCCTCTCAGGCCTCGACACGCTCGACGTGCTCGTGAACGCGGCGGGCGTCGCGCGTCCGTTCGACGAATACCGCGACGACGTGTTCCGCGAAGTGCTCGACGTGAATCTCACGGCGGCCATGCGTCTGACCATGGCCGCGCGGCCGCAGCTCGAACGCGCGAAAGGCTGTGTGATCAATGTTGCGTCCATGCTCAGCTATATCGCGGATGTGGAAGTGCCCGCTTATTGCGCGAGCAAAACCGGCGTGCTGGGCCTCACGCGCTCGCTCGCGCATGCATTCGGGGCGGCAGGCGTGCGCATCAATGCAATCGCGCCGGGCTACCACCGCACCGACATGACGCGCCCGCTGTGGGAATCGCCGGTCGCCGCGGATAAGATCGCCGCGCGCTCCGCGCTCAAGCGTTGGGGTGAAGCCGAGGATCTGGTGGGCGCGACGCTCTTTCTCGCGTCGCCTGGCGCGGCGTTCATTACGGGCGTGACGTTGCCAGTGGATGGGGGGTATGTAAGCGGGAGCTAG
- a CDS encoding glycerol dehydrogenase, with amino-acid sequence MLKTSIFPSRYVQGARALDTLDAELARLGTRAACLVDANVASLIEPAVERADQVALQVRRVNAACTERAVAETADWVRTTGADIVVSFGGGKVIDTGRAAADDLRLPFVCVPTIAASDAPCSALAVIYDDEGRVVRDRFVRRNPDLVLLDTDLIVRAPVRFFIAGIGDALATYYEADACRRAYAGNLCGGRGTALAFEAARLCRDMLFAHAPQAVADCRAQLVTPDFDATLEATVLLSGIGFESGGVAAAHAIHHGLADLPSSHSLLHGEKVAIGVLASLFLSTVADDERDRVFSFCRAVGLPTRLEQIHVDATDTAALHTVAARACRAGEIIHNEPYPVEPAMVVAALRAMDSYGARMEAARKSEAQT; translated from the coding sequence ATGCTGAAAACCAGTATCTTCCCTTCGCGTTACGTGCAGGGCGCACGCGCGCTCGACACGCTCGACGCGGAACTCGCCAGGCTGGGCACGCGCGCAGCCTGTCTCGTGGACGCGAATGTCGCGAGTCTGATCGAGCCCGCGGTTGAACGCGCCGACCAGGTCGCGCTGCAGGTGCGCCGCGTGAATGCCGCCTGCACCGAGCGCGCCGTCGCGGAGACCGCCGACTGGGTCCGCACGACCGGCGCGGATATCGTGGTTTCGTTCGGCGGCGGTAAGGTGATCGACACGGGCCGCGCGGCGGCGGACGACCTTCGTCTGCCGTTCGTATGCGTGCCGACCATCGCGGCGTCCGACGCCCCCTGCAGCGCGCTCGCCGTGATCTACGACGACGAAGGGCGCGTGGTCCGCGACCGCTTCGTGCGGCGCAATCCGGATCTCGTGCTGCTCGACACGGACCTGATCGTGCGGGCGCCGGTCCGATTTTTTATCGCCGGCATTGGCGACGCGCTCGCCACGTACTACGAAGCCGACGCCTGCCGCCGCGCCTACGCGGGCAATCTGTGCGGCGGCCGCGGCACCGCGCTCGCTTTCGAAGCTGCGCGGCTTTGCCGCGACATGCTGTTCGCGCACGCGCCGCAAGCGGTCGCCGACTGCCGCGCGCAACTCGTCACGCCCGACTTCGACGCGACGCTCGAAGCGACCGTCCTGCTGTCCGGAATCGGATTCGAGTCGGGCGGCGTGGCCGCCGCCCACGCGATTCATCACGGCCTTGCCGATCTGCCGTCATCGCACAGTCTTCTGCATGGGGAGAAAGTAGCGATCGGGGTGCTGGCGTCGCTCTTTCTCTCGACCGTTGCCGACGACGAACGCGACCGCGTCTTCTCTTTCTGCCGGGCGGTCGGTCTGCCCACGCGGCTCGAGCAGATCCATGTCGACGCGACCGACACCGCCGCGCTGCACACCGTCGCGGCACGCGCGTGCCGTGCGGGCGAAATCATTCACAACGAGCCGTATCCCGTCGAACCCGCGATGGTAGTCGCCGCGCTGAGAGCGATGGATAGCTACGGCGCGCGCATGGAAGCGGCGCGTAAATCGGAGGCGCAGACATGA
- a CDS encoding HAD family phosphatase, with amino-acid sequence MSRLPQAILWDMDGTLALSEPLHMRTLLAALAHHGVTAGDELHPLMFGQTGKAVHRIVQERFGIQTGFHDWSAYRAARYVAEAPQLVPRPGALEVWHAARAAGLRQAIVSNAGRMLLEANLNALGLQAPELISVSANDVRHGKPDPEPYLRAAYLLDVDAADAVAIEDSPTGAQAALAAGMRVIGWPAEKEHVSLFARQVELVHGAGELAAALGLSLDLPTR; translated from the coding sequence ATGAGCAGGTTGCCACAGGCGATTCTCTGGGACATGGACGGCACGCTTGCCCTGAGCGAGCCGCTGCATATGCGGACCCTTCTCGCCGCGCTGGCGCACCACGGCGTGACTGCTGGCGACGAACTGCACCCGCTGATGTTCGGCCAGACCGGCAAGGCAGTGCACCGGATCGTGCAGGAGCGCTTTGGCATTCAAACCGGCTTTCACGACTGGTCCGCCTATCGCGCCGCGCGCTACGTGGCCGAAGCGCCGCAGCTTGTGCCGCGTCCGGGCGCGCTGGAAGTGTGGCACGCCGCGCGGGCCGCGGGTCTGCGGCAGGCGATCGTGTCGAATGCCGGGCGCATGTTGCTGGAAGCCAATCTGAATGCACTCGGCCTGCAGGCGCCTGAGTTGATCTCTGTCAGCGCGAACGACGTGCGCCACGGCAAGCCGGACCCCGAGCCCTATCTGCGCGCCGCCTATCTGCTCGACGTGGACGCGGCCGACGCGGTCGCCATTGAAGACAGTCCCACAGGCGCGCAGGCCGCATTGGCTGCGGGCATGCGCGTGATCGGCTGGCCAGCCGAGAAAGAGCACGTGAGCCTGTTCGCGCGACAAGTGGAGCTGGTGCACGGCGCCGGCGAACTTGCGGCCGCGCTGGGCCTTTCCCTCGATCTCCCGACACGCTAA
- a CDS encoding FGGY family carbohydrate kinase, translating into MTETTTYLAIDVGTGSVRAALVDAAGKIRRLAAREHEQIVPRYGWSEQRPLAWWAGAVDAIREVLAAEPGSAAHIAAICACGQMHGTVLIDENGELTRDASPLWNDKRSAPQVEAFRDRYRTGGGTHDIRHDYLARTANPPTAAWPAFKLQWFRDHEPAAYERAATVFMPKDYVNFRLTGERACDWSDASMMFLMDPRSRTWSAAMFDELGLDIRKMPPIRAPQELLGHVTKAAAEATGLREGTPVLVGAADYPASVLGSGVFEPGLASDITGTSSIITVIAETPMLHPEVSNVATCEGLWGRFTLLDSGGDAMRWARRAFHENTLSYDAVARKAAEAPVGCKGLFFLPYLTGERFGDHPNSRAQFFGIAAGHGLAHLHRAVLEGVAFGVRRHMKMIQPEGVPIERLVAASGGAKAALWLDIKASMYRTPILVPAEVESGVMGCALLAATASGQFATLRDAVRAFVRFEREVQPDPRASDVYDRMMPIFERLYVNAQQFYDDLDSLQDTSAARAVPEPQGVNE; encoded by the coding sequence ATGACGGAGACAACGACTTACCTTGCGATCGACGTCGGTACCGGCAGCGTGCGCGCCGCGCTCGTGGATGCCGCCGGCAAGATCCGCCGCCTCGCGGCCCGCGAGCACGAACAGATCGTGCCGCGCTATGGCTGGTCTGAACAGCGTCCGCTCGCCTGGTGGGCGGGCGCCGTGGACGCGATCCGCGAAGTGCTGGCCGCCGAACCCGGCAGCGCCGCGCATATCGCGGCCATCTGCGCGTGCGGCCAGATGCACGGCACGGTGCTGATCGACGAAAACGGCGAACTCACGCGCGACGCCTCGCCGCTGTGGAACGACAAGCGCTCGGCGCCGCAAGTGGAAGCGTTTCGCGACCGCTACCGCACCGGCGGCGGCACGCACGACATTCGCCACGACTACCTCGCACGCACGGCGAATCCGCCTACCGCCGCGTGGCCCGCGTTCAAGCTGCAATGGTTTCGCGATCACGAACCCGCCGCTTATGAGCGCGCCGCCACCGTGTTCATGCCGAAAGACTATGTGAACTTCCGGCTGACCGGCGAGCGGGCATGCGACTGGAGCGACGCGTCCATGATGTTCCTGATGGACCCGCGAAGCCGCACGTGGTCCGCTGCGATGTTCGACGAACTCGGGCTCGACATCCGCAAGATGCCGCCCATCCGCGCGCCGCAGGAACTGCTCGGCCATGTGACGAAGGCGGCCGCCGAGGCGACCGGTCTGCGCGAAGGAACGCCGGTGCTCGTCGGCGCGGCGGACTATCCAGCCTCCGTGCTGGGCTCCGGCGTATTCGAGCCGGGTCTCGCCTCGGACATCACGGGTACGTCGTCGATCATCACCGTGATTGCGGAGACCCCGATGCTGCACCCGGAAGTCTCCAACGTCGCCACATGCGAAGGCCTGTGGGGCCGCTTCACGCTGCTCGATTCGGGCGGCGACGCGATGCGTTGGGCACGTCGCGCGTTCCATGAAAATACCCTGTCGTACGACGCCGTGGCCCGCAAGGCGGCCGAGGCGCCGGTCGGCTGCAAAGGGCTGTTCTTCCTGCCGTATCTGACCGGCGAGCGTTTCGGCGACCACCCTAATTCGCGCGCGCAGTTCTTTGGCATTGCGGCAGGGCACGGGCTCGCGCATCTGCACCGCGCGGTACTCGAAGGCGTTGCGTTCGGCGTGCGCCGCCACATGAAGATGATTCAACCCGAGGGCGTGCCGATCGAACGGCTGGTGGCGGCGAGCGGAGGCGCGAAGGCGGCGCTGTGGCTCGACATCAAGGCGAGCATGTACCGCACGCCCATTCTCGTGCCGGCCGAAGTGGAATCTGGCGTGATGGGCTGTGCATTGCTCGCCGCCACGGCGTCCGGTCAGTTCGCAACGCTCCGCGACGCGGTCCGCGCCTTCGTTCGCTTCGAGCGCGAAGTGCAGCCGGACCCACGCGCAAGCGATGTCTATGACCGCATGATGCCGATCTTCGAACGCCTGTACGTGAACGCGCAGCAGTTCTACGACGATCTCGACAGCTTGCAGGACACGTCCGCCGCGCGGGCCGTGCCGGAACCGCAAGGAGTGAATGAATGA
- a CDS encoding MBL fold metallo-hydrolase, whose amino-acid sequence MDTATLSVDVDTFEMPLARHLAGDVVQAAGEFVPRPPAGGVALNWLGQAGFVIQAAGLRLLIDPYLSDSLARKYRGTHYPHERMMAAPVTPEDFDRVDLVLCTHRHTDHMDPDTLQPLARRFPQLRFVVPAATLDEAVKRCGVDASRLIPVDAGERVGPLPGVFVAPIASAHETLDVDAQGRHVWLGYVVDMAGVRLYHSGDCVPYDGLSASVAALKPHLALLPVNGRDDERSGHGVPGNFTLDEAVTLCKDAGVRAMIAHHHGLFEFNTIEPGAIDQRIVEERGALALYRARTQCTWRVRAGGDTPSV is encoded by the coding sequence ATGGACACCGCCACACTTTCCGTCGATGTGGATACGTTCGAGATGCCGCTCGCCCGGCATCTCGCCGGTGACGTCGTGCAGGCGGCGGGCGAGTTCGTGCCGCGCCCGCCCGCCGGCGGCGTCGCGCTGAACTGGCTCGGTCAGGCCGGTTTCGTGATTCAGGCAGCGGGTTTGCGTCTGCTCATCGATCCGTATCTGTCGGATTCGCTCGCGCGCAAGTATCGCGGCACGCACTACCCGCACGAGCGCATGATGGCCGCGCCCGTCACGCCGGAGGACTTCGACCGCGTGGACCTCGTGCTGTGCACGCACCGCCATACGGACCACATGGATCCGGATACGCTGCAACCGCTCGCGCGGCGTTTTCCCCAACTGCGTTTCGTAGTGCCCGCCGCGACACTCGACGAGGCGGTCAAACGCTGCGGCGTGGACGCTTCACGTCTGATTCCGGTCGATGCTGGCGAACGCGTGGGGCCGCTTCCCGGCGTATTCGTCGCGCCGATCGCCTCCGCGCATGAAACGCTCGACGTCGATGCGCAAGGCCGCCATGTGTGGCTAGGCTATGTGGTCGACATGGCGGGCGTGCGGCTCTACCACTCCGGCGACTGCGTCCCCTATGATGGACTGTCCGCGAGCGTGGCCGCGTTGAAGCCGCATCTCGCGCTCCTGCCCGTGAACGGCCGGGACGACGAGCGCAGCGGTCACGGCGTGCCCGGCAACTTCACGCTCGACGAAGCCGTGACGCTGTGCAAGGACGCGGGCGTGCGCGCGATGATCGCGCATCATCACGGCCTGTTCGAATTCAATACGATCGAACCGGGCGCGATCGACCAGCGCATTGTCGAGGAACGCGGCGCGCTGGCGCTGTATCGCGCGCGTACGCAATGCACGTGGCGAGTACGCGCGGGGGGCGACACCCCTTCTGTCTGA
- a CDS encoding SDR family oxidoreductase, producing the protein MYLDKFRLDGKLAVVTGAARGIGFAISEALTQAGARVVLTDMHQGALDEAVAKLSAAGATVERELLDVTDVAAVQRVHDAVIARHGRVDILVNNAGIAISNHPAETMTDEVWDRVIDVNLNGVFRCCRAFGKSMLDHGGGSIVNVGSMSGFVVNRPQEQANYNASKAAVHHLTRSLAAEWGARGVRVNAVAPTYIDTEMNKYVYEDPEMYRHWVGGTPMNRLGRVDEVASVVLFLASEAASLMTGSIVLADGGYVCW; encoded by the coding sequence ATGTATCTCGACAAATTTCGCCTCGACGGCAAGCTTGCGGTGGTGACCGGCGCGGCCCGCGGCATCGGCTTCGCGATCTCGGAGGCGTTGACGCAGGCGGGCGCGCGCGTCGTGCTGACCGACATGCATCAGGGCGCACTCGACGAAGCCGTGGCGAAGCTGAGCGCCGCCGGCGCGACGGTTGAGCGCGAACTGCTCGACGTGACGGACGTGGCTGCCGTGCAGCGCGTGCACGACGCCGTGATCGCGCGGCATGGGCGCGTCGACATTCTCGTGAATAACGCGGGCATCGCCATTTCGAATCATCCCGCCGAAACCATGACGGACGAAGTCTGGGACCGCGTGATCGACGTCAATCTGAACGGCGTGTTCCGCTGCTGCCGCGCGTTCGGCAAAAGCATGCTGGACCACGGCGGCGGCAGCATCGTCAACGTGGGGTCGATGTCGGGCTTTGTGGTGAACCGGCCGCAGGAACAGGCGAACTACAACGCGTCGAAAGCGGCGGTGCATCACCTGACACGCTCGCTCGCGGCGGAATGGGGTGCGCGCGGCGTGCGCGTGAACGCGGTCGCGCCCACCTATATCGACACCGAAATGAACAAATACGTGTACGAGGACCCGGAGATGTACCGCCACTGGGTCGGCGGCACGCCGATGAACCGCCTTGGCCGCGTCGACGAGGTGGCGTCCGTGGTGCTGTTTCTCGCCAGCGAAGCGGCCAGCCTGATGACCGGTTCGATCGTCCTCGCGGACGGCGGCTACGTCTGCTGGTGA
- a CDS encoding shikimate dehydrogenase encodes MSYTAATRPTFYFIGVTTAQSSIMRVFPEWARHLGLGDVEMKGIDFPLHASGHAYREAVQFLRDDPLSLGALVTTHKIDLYAACQDLFDEIDPHARIMGETSCLSKRDGKFICHAKDPITSGLALDGFLPPDHFARTGAEVFSMGAGGSTIALTWHLMQKSRGANRPSRIVVSNRSAGRLEEIERIHRELNLGVPCEYVVAPRAQDNDSVLARLSPGALVINATGLGKDAPGSPLTDEGRFPERAIAWDLNYRGNLVFLDQARAQEHARHLQVEDGWTYFIYGWTRVIAEVFHIDIPTRGPAFDEICRIAAAAGKPAPAKPAA; translated from the coding sequence ATGAGCTATACGGCAGCCACCCGACCCACGTTCTACTTCATTGGCGTGACCACCGCGCAGAGTTCGATCATGCGGGTGTTTCCCGAGTGGGCGCGTCATCTCGGCCTCGGCGACGTGGAGATGAAGGGCATCGACTTCCCGCTGCACGCGAGCGGCCACGCGTATCGCGAAGCGGTGCAATTCCTGCGCGACGATCCGCTCTCGCTCGGCGCGCTCGTGACCACGCACAAGATCGACCTGTACGCGGCGTGCCAGGATCTGTTCGACGAGATCGACCCGCACGCCCGCATCATGGGCGAGACGAGCTGCCTGTCAAAACGCGACGGCAAGTTCATCTGCCACGCGAAAGACCCGATCACGTCCGGTCTTGCGCTCGACGGTTTCCTGCCGCCCGATCACTTCGCTCGCACTGGCGCCGAAGTCTTTTCGATGGGCGCGGGCGGCTCGACCATCGCGCTCACGTGGCATCTGATGCAAAAGAGCCGTGGCGCAAACCGTCCGTCGCGCATTGTCGTGTCGAACCGCTCAGCAGGGCGGCTCGAAGAGATCGAGCGCATTCACCGCGAACTGAACCTCGGCGTGCCGTGCGAGTACGTGGTCGCGCCGCGCGCGCAGGACAACGACAGCGTGCTCGCGCGGCTCTCGCCCGGCGCGCTGGTGATCAACGCGACGGGGCTCGGCAAGGACGCGCCCGGTTCGCCTTTGACCGACGAGGGACGCTTTCCCGAACGCGCGATTGCATGGGACCTGAACTATCGCGGCAACCTGGTGTTTCTCGACCAGGCGCGCGCGCAGGAACACGCGCGCCATCTGCAAGTGGAAGACGGCTGGACGTATTTCATCTATGGCTGGACTCGCGTGATCGCCGAGGTGTTTCATATCGACATTCCCACGCGCGGCCCGGCGTTCGACGAAATCTGCCGCATTGCCGCCGCAGCGGGCAAGCCCGCACCCGCAAAGCCGGCCGCGTGA
- a CDS encoding glucose-6-phosphate isomerase has product MQWPEPRSFEVNLETGLMTGTDSHYKKRLGDLAGLYADAAAFESLAAARGGEVVYEVTDHRPNAEPGDLITGVTRMSAGKVGNEYFMTRGHIHAKIDRPELYFGLKGRGLMLMESPDGDTRIVEIQANTVCYVPPRWIHRSVNLGDSDFVMLFCYPADSGQDYEIIERSNGMRERIVANGDGGWRSEQNPEWRPRTLEEIEALVSRHQEPEQVR; this is encoded by the coding sequence ATGCAATGGCCCGAACCGCGTTCGTTCGAGGTGAATCTGGAGACCGGACTGATGACCGGCACGGATTCGCACTACAAGAAACGTCTTGGCGACCTGGCCGGCCTGTACGCCGATGCGGCCGCGTTCGAGTCGCTCGCCGCGGCGCGCGGTGGCGAGGTCGTGTATGAGGTCACGGACCACCGGCCGAATGCCGAACCGGGCGATCTGATTACGGGCGTGACGCGCATGAGCGCGGGCAAGGTGGGCAACGAGTACTTCATGACGCGCGGACACATTCACGCGAAGATCGACCGCCCCGAGTTGTACTTCGGGCTCAAGGGGCGTGGCCTCATGCTGATGGAATCGCCGGACGGCGACACGCGCATCGTCGAAATCCAGGCCAATACGGTTTGCTATGTGCCGCCGCGCTGGATTCATCGCTCCGTGAATCTGGGCGACAGCGACTTCGTGATGCTGTTCTGCTATCCCGCCGACTCCGGGCAGGACTACGAAATCATCGAGCGCTCGAATGGCATGCGTGAGCGCATCGTGGCCAACGGCGACGGCGGCTGGCGCAGCGAGCAGAATCCCGAGTGGCGCCCCCGCACCCTCGAGGAAATCGAGGCGCTCGTGTCGCGCCATCAGGAACCGGAGCAAGTGCGATGA
- a CDS encoding FAD-binding oxidoreductase encodes MRETSEVARDEAKTARVAQALRVALGASVVSLPADFAGRKHADSSRMPCAEPIALVRPRTTEQVSTALRICHEHHWPVVTQGGLTGLAGGACVLGGEVALSLELMNAVEEIDPVSATITVQAGTPLQKVQEAADAAGFMFPLDLGARGSATIGGNLGTNAGGNRVIRYGMMREQVLDVEAVLADGSVVGGLRKMIKNNTGYDLRNLLIGSEGTLGVMTRAVLRLRPKPRAVSTAWCGVPDYESVTTLLRLAQERLPAGVSAFEVMWPGYYDFVLWRLPELRAPLAGRHAFYVLLESSGADPEGQTVVFETFLADMLEAGTLEDAALAANEAHAAAFWAIRDAPGEYGRYLPGRVSFDVSFSVAQVGIAAERCEQRLRAHWPDATVLIYGHLGDGNLHIVVHQADWPASAAAEVKRVVYGVTGELDGSVSAEHGIGTKKLEVLALSRTPAELAAMRAVKAALDPRNILNPGKVLAG; translated from the coding sequence ATGCGGGAAACGTCCGAAGTGGCGCGCGACGAAGCGAAAACAGCGAGAGTCGCGCAGGCACTGCGCGTGGCGCTGGGTGCAAGTGTGGTGAGCCTGCCGGCCGACTTCGCCGGCCGCAAGCATGCCGATTCGAGCCGCATGCCGTGCGCGGAACCCATTGCGCTCGTGCGGCCGCGCACGACGGAACAGGTTTCGACCGCGCTGCGCATCTGTCACGAGCACCATTGGCCGGTAGTGACGCAGGGCGGTCTGACGGGTTTAGCGGGCGGCGCGTGCGTGCTCGGCGGCGAAGTCGCGCTGAGCCTGGAACTGATGAATGCGGTCGAGGAAATCGACCCGGTAAGCGCGACCATCACTGTGCAAGCCGGCACGCCGCTGCAGAAAGTCCAGGAAGCCGCCGACGCGGCCGGCTTCATGTTTCCGCTGGACCTCGGCGCACGCGGCAGCGCGACGATTGGCGGCAATCTCGGCACGAACGCAGGCGGCAACCGCGTGATTCGCTACGGCATGATGCGCGAGCAGGTGCTCGACGTGGAAGCCGTGCTCGCGGACGGCAGCGTGGTTGGCGGTCTGCGCAAGATGATCAAGAACAACACGGGCTATGACCTGAGAAATCTGCTGATTGGCAGCGAAGGGACGCTCGGCGTCATGACGCGCGCGGTATTGCGGCTGCGCCCCAAGCCGCGCGCGGTGTCCACGGCGTGGTGCGGGGTGCCGGACTACGAGAGCGTTACCACGCTGCTGCGGCTCGCGCAGGAACGTCTGCCCGCAGGCGTCTCCGCATTCGAGGTGATGTGGCCGGGCTACTACGACTTCGTGCTATGGCGCCTGCCCGAACTGCGCGCGCCGCTCGCCGGCCGTCACGCGTTCTATGTATTGCTCGAAAGCAGTGGCGCCGACCCGGAAGGACAGACGGTGGTGTTCGAAACGTTTCTCGCGGACATGCTCGAAGCGGGCACGCTCGAAGACGCGGCGCTTGCCGCCAACGAAGCGCACGCGGCCGCGTTCTGGGCGATACGCGATGCGCCGGGCGAGTATGGCCGCTACCTTCCGGGCCGCGTGTCGTTCGACGTGAGCTTTTCGGTCGCGCAGGTGGGCATTGCGGCCGAGCGTTGCGAGCAACGGCTGCGCGCGCATTGGCCCGACGCGACGGTCCTGATCTACGGCCATCTCGGCGACGGCAACCTGCACATCGTCGTGCACCAGGCGGACTGGCCCGCGAGCGCGGCCGCCGAGGTCAAGCGCGTGGTGTACGGCGTGACCGGCGAACTGGACGGTTCGGTGTCGGCGGAACATGGCATTGGCACCAAGAAACTCGAGGTGCTGGCGCTGTCGCGTACACCGGCGGAACTGGCGGCCATGCGCGCCGTGAAGGCCGCGCTCGATCCACGCAACATTCTCAATCCCGGCAAAGTGCTCGCCGGCTAG